The proteins below are encoded in one region of Elusimicrobiota bacterium:
- the rplL gene encoding 50S ribosomal protein L7/L12, with translation MATNGKDEILDAISKMTVLELADLVKALEEKFGVSASSFAAAPSAAQGTGAAAEEKTEFSVVLVSAGAQKINVIKVVRELTSLGLKEAKDLVEGAPKPVKEGIPKAQAEEIKKKLVDVGATVELK, from the coding sequence ATGGCAACAAACGGCAAAGATGAGATTTTAGATGCGATATCTAAAATGACTGTTCTTGAATTAGCGGATTTGGTAAAAGCACTTGAAGAAAAATTCGGTGTATCTGCTTCAAGTTTTGCGGCAGCTCCATCTGCAGCACAAGGTACTGGTGCGGCAGCAGAAGAAAAAACCGAATTTTCGGTAGTTCTTGTTTCTGCAGGAGCTCAGAAAATCAATGTTATTAAAGTAGTTCGTGAGCTGACAAGTCTTGGTTTAAAAGAAGCAAAAGATCTTGTTGAAGGAGCACCAAAGCCGGTTAAGGAAGGAATTCCAAAAGCACAGGCGGAAGAAATTAAGAAGAAGCTCGTAGATGTTGGTGCGACTGTAGAACTTAAATAA
- the rplJ gene encoding 50S ribosomal protein L10 produces MIKTKQEKQEFVKSFEKDLKDTKNFCFVNYQGITVKGLEDLRKKLSEVGATFLVIKNRLVLKVLKNLTLDGFDEYLKGPTAIVLEKGDLVKTIKQLSSFSKANNQFKLKAGYLDNKLITIQEISRIASLPPKEQLIASVVNGISSPMVKMLNVLSGTTKKLVIVLKQRELKLQEKK; encoded by the coding sequence ATGATTAAAACCAAACAAGAAAAACAGGAATTTGTAAAATCATTTGAAAAAGACTTAAAAGATACTAAAAATTTTTGTTTTGTCAATTATCAGGGAATAACCGTAAAAGGTTTAGAGGATTTAAGGAAGAAACTTAGCGAGGTTGGTGCAACATTTCTTGTAATAAAAAATCGCCTTGTTTTAAAGGTACTTAAAAATCTTACATTAGATGGTTTTGACGAATATCTAAAAGGTCCTACTGCAATAGTGCTTGAAAAAGGAGACCTTGTAAAAACCATCAAACAACTCTCATCTTTTTCAAAAGCGAATAATCAATTTAAATTAAAAGCAGGTTATCTCGACAACAAGCTTATAACCATACAGGAAATTTCAAGAATTGCTTCGTTACCACCAAAGGAACAACTTATAGCATCTGTAGTTAACGGTATTTCGTCTCCCATGGTAAAAATGTTGAATGTCCTTTCCGGAACTACAAAGAAATTAGTTATTGTACTAAAACAAAGAGAACTAAAGTTACAAGAAAAAAAATAG